The following proteins are encoded in a genomic region of Paracoccus sp. MBLB3053:
- a CDS encoding tripartite tricarboxylate transporter TctB family protein, translated as MTVRRFHAEVATAVATAALGAAAIIGASELGHGWTESGPQSGYFPFWVGLILIGASLWNLVSAVLAHRSEQVRVLRGGDIEEPFLDRERLGRLGRFIGVMLAFVVLTLAMGIYVGSAAYITWTAWRSGGYRLPLSLAIGLGFSVALYLIFEVAFLVPLLKGPIEPLLGIY; from the coding sequence ATGACCGTCAGACGATTTCACGCCGAAGTGGCGACGGCCGTCGCCACGGCCGCATTGGGGGCGGCGGCCATCATCGGCGCAAGTGAACTGGGCCATGGCTGGACCGAATCCGGCCCACAATCGGGCTATTTCCCCTTCTGGGTCGGGTTGATCCTGATCGGGGCGAGCCTTTGGAACCTGGTTTCGGCCGTGCTCGCGCATCGCTCCGAACAGGTCCGGGTGCTGCGCGGCGGGGATATCGAGGAGCCTTTCCTTGACAGGGAGCGGCTGGGACGGCTTGGCCGGTTCATCGGGGTCATGCTCGCCTTTGTCGTGCTGACACTGGCCATGGGGATCTATGTCGGATCGGCCGCCTACATCACCTGGACCGCATGGCGTTCGGGGGGCTATCGCCTGCCGCTGTCGCTGGCCATCGGGCTGGGCTTTTCGGTCGCGCTCTACCTGATTTTCGAGGTCGCCTTCCTCGTGCCCCTGTTGAAGGGCCCGATCGAACCGCTTCTGGGCATCTACTGA